The following proteins are co-located in the Podarcis raffonei isolate rPodRaf1 chromosome 5, rPodRaf1.pri, whole genome shotgun sequence genome:
- the ZBBX gene encoding zinc finger B-box domain-containing protein 1 isoform X1 produces MSVNDFVILPGSKTGVSVKLKAKSIRELQLEKVQLELENKEMEKTLQQLQSNMSREKQERERASGYRWKSGQAGLGMQPQLLLQNKENVGKVSSGKIKLRILKEQIPAPEPAKQPLASKVAKDAAPEKPKVKGKACGQCETKTALLVCLECGEDYCPSCFARVHQKGALKLHRTTSLQAKARIPVRKLEAAQQFLRTINPEESNGCINNRLNKEVNDILVNTSDIPSPLPKMPAYNIEEASTEPSAEDRPESQSGGSLLHGVFDEEESAKSFQEALNQWRSRNHSPKSKEERSCQVGPENTGSCQVQTSPPVAKKAIEIEFKEDGLKYMERLLIKKHRRTPVDKLPDSIITDELKLEKPQINEPDDTWVGGEDDDEDDDDIAFARFEAKEMKKYWADVSKGEEPEALLANVEPSLEIRVLEDACKEEPEEPANFVVSEAGSDDLIDYSGPTSENQKTEPDVFLAQAGNITTRSSLSPAAQKEQCVNVLHNKQKETPRARAPFAESRKADGAWGCSGAEETVPCTPFKGAAANEKHSKTRKISTHKKSEQASRPPKSAPREPCAVMSAESHEASPLTAKSSVLLQEIAQKEKPSCAPYRGLEEFFTSCEQVMMESFPSPRAGRQSPSRGISFSGSQQWMRQFSLSECADESVVQDVLERELGRPSSRLGRQSPGPRAYRSKLSIENAFARPLSANIPFCRTITPTLRPSSVLQTGSESSATWPLSRAASEISEIEGIDVTEHDDPFLEYSTDQQALADLEDEWQSNADPWEEFSDLSSGDFSRHSKGACQNLPDFLNSHEIKDYSKGDAIRVYDESHTDDEEDQRDKQQVIELQ; encoded by the exons AAGTATACGAGAGCTGCAGTTGGAGAAGGTTCAGCTGGAACTTGAAAATAAAGAGATGGAAAAGACACTTCAGCAGCTACAATCAAACATGAGCAGagaaaaacaagagagaga ACGAGCAAGTGGATATCGCTGGAAATCAGGCCAAGCTGGCCTGGGCATGCAGCCCCAACTGTTGTTGCAGAACAAAGAGAATGTTGGAAAG GTTTCATCAGGCAAGATAAAACTAAGGATACTCAAAGAACAAATTCCAG CTCCAGAGCCAGCTAAGCAGCCGCTTGCAAGTAAAGTAGCAAAAGATGCAGCCCCTGAAAAGCCCAAAGTGAAGGGAAAGGCATGTGGGCAGTGTGAGACAAAGACTGCGCTCTTG GTGTGCTTAGAGTGCGGAGAAGATTACTGTCCTAGCTGCTTTGCCAGAGTGCACCAGAAGGGGGCACTTAAGCTCCACAGAACTACTTCTTTGCAG GCAAAAGCACGTATACCAGTAAGGAAATTGGAGGCTGCTCAGCAGTTCCTGAGAACAATAAATCCTGAGGAATCTAATGGCTGCATAAATAATAGACTGAACAAGGAAGTTAATGATATATTAGTGAATACTTCAGACATTCCTTCACCTTTACCAAAAATGCCAGCCTACAATATTGAG GAAGCGTCTACAGAACCTTCTGCGGAGGATAGGCCTGAGAGCCAGAGTGGTGGGTCTTTACTGCATGGTGTGTTTGACGAAGAAGAATCTGCAAAGTCTTTTCAGGAAGCTCTGAATCAGTGGAGAAGTAGAAATCACTCTCCGAAATCTAAGGAGGAACGCTCCTGTCAGGTTGGACCAG AAAATACTGGTTCCTGTCAGGTGCAGACAAGCCCTCCAGTTGCGAAGAAAGCTATTGAAATTGAATTCAAGGAAGATGGCTTGAAGTATATGGAAAGATTATTGATTAAGAAGCATAGAAG AACTCCAGTTGATAAGTTGCCAGATAGTATTATAACAGATGAACTGAAACTTGAAAAGCCACAGATTAATGAACCTGACGACACTTGGGTTGGAGGAGAGGATGATGATGAAGACGATGATGATATAGCATTTGCTCGTTTTGAAG CTAAAGAAATGAAAAAGTACTGGGCAGATGTTTCCAAAGGAGAAGAGCCCGAGGCACTTCTTGCAAACGTTGAGCCCTCTCTGGAAATCAGGGTCCTTGAAGAC GCTTGCAAAGAGGAGCCAGAAGAACCTGCCAATTTTGTGGTGTCAGAAGCTGGATCTGATGATTTGATTGATTACAG TGGACCCACGTCGGAAAATCAGAAAACTGAACCTGACGTTTTTCTGGCACAAGCTGGCAATATTACCACCAGGTCATCGCTTTCACCTGCAGCTCAGAAAGAACAGTGTGTAAATGTGCTTCATAATAAACAGAAAGAAACACCTCGAG CAAGAGCACCTTTTGCAGAGTCAAGAAAAGCAGATGGCGCTTGGGGCTGTTCCGGCGCAGAGGAAACGGTTCCTTGCACCCCTTTTAAAGGAGCTGCAGCAAATGAGAAGCATTCGAAGACAAGGAAGATCAGCACTCACAAGAAATCGGAGCAGGCTTCTAGACCGCCCAAATCGGCTCCGAGGGAACCTTGCGCAGTAATGTCCGCAGAGTCACACGAAGCGTCGCCACTCACTGCCAAGTCTTCagtg tTGTTACAGGAAATAGCCCAGAAGGAGAAACCTAGCTGTGCCCCATATCGAGGGCTTGAGGAATTCTTTACAAGCTGTGAGCAAGTTATGATGGAATCGTTTCCTTCGCCACGTGCAGGCAGGCAATCGCCAAGCCGTGGCATTTCATTTTCAG GGTCTCAGCAGTGGATGAGGCAGTTCAGCTTAAGTGAATGTGCTGATGAGTCTGTAGTGCAAGATGTCTTGGAAAGAGAGCTTGGCAGACCATCAAGTAGACTGGGAAGGCAAAGCCCAGGTCCAAGAGCTTATCGGTCGAAGTTGTCCATCG AAAATGCCTTTGCAAGGCCCCTTTCTGCAAATATTCCTTTTTGCAGAACCATCACACCCACACTTCGCCCTTCTTCAGTTCTTCAGACAGGATCCGAAAGCTCAGCTACCTGGCCTTTATCCCGAGCAGCTTCTGAAATTTCAGAGATTGAAGGCATTGATGTCACCGAACATGATGATCCTTTCTTGGAATACAGTACTGATCAACAAGCCTTAGCAGATTTAGAAGACGAATGGCAAAGTAATGCGG ATCCTTGGGAAGAATTCAGTGACTTAAGCTCTGGAGACTTCAGTAGACATTCAAAGGGGGCATGTCAGAATCTTCCCGATTTCCTTAATAGCCATGAAATAAAAGACTACAGTAAAGGTGATGCTATAAG agTTTATGACGAAAGCCATACAGACGATGAGGAAGACCAGAGGGACAAGCAGCAGGTGATAGAATTGcagtga
- the ZBBX gene encoding zinc finger B-box domain-containing protein 1 isoform X2 has product MSVNDFVILPGSKTGVSVKLKAKSIRELQLEKVQLELENKEMEKTLQQLQSNMSREKQERERASGYRWKSGQAGLGMQPQLLLQNKENVGKVSSGKIKLRILKEQIPAPEPAKQPLASKVAKDAAPEKPKVKGKACGQCETKTALLVCLECGEDYCPSCFARVHQKGALKLHRTTSLQAKARIPVRKLEAAQQFLRTINPEESNGCINNRLNKEVNDILVNTSDIPSPLPKMPAYNIEEASTEPSAEDRPESQSGGSLLHGVFDEEESAKSFQEALNQWRSRNHSPKSKEERSCQVGPENTGSCQVQTSPPVAKKAIEIEFKEDGLKYMERLLIKKHRRTPVDKLPDSIITDELKLEKPQINEPDDTWVGGEDDDEDDDDIAFARFEAKEMKKYWADVSKGEEPEALLANVEPSLEIRVLEDACKEEPEEPANFVVSEAGSDDLIDYSGPTSENQKTEPDVFLAQAGNITTRSSLSPAAQKEQCVNVLHNKQKETPRARAPFAESRKADGAWGCSGAEETVPCTPFKGAAANEKHSKTRKISTHKKSEQASRPPKSAPREPCAVMSAESHEASPLTAKSSVLLQEIAQKEKPSCAPYRGLEEFFTSCEQVMMESFPSPRAGRQSPSRGISFSGSQQWMRQFSLSECADESVVQDVLERELGRPSSRLGRQSPGPRAYRSKLSIENAFARPLSANIPFCRTITPTLRPSSVLQTGSESSATWPLSRAASEISEIEGIDVTEHDDPFLEYSTDQQALADLEDEWQSNAEFMTKAIQTMRKTRGTSSR; this is encoded by the exons AAGTATACGAGAGCTGCAGTTGGAGAAGGTTCAGCTGGAACTTGAAAATAAAGAGATGGAAAAGACACTTCAGCAGCTACAATCAAACATGAGCAGagaaaaacaagagagaga ACGAGCAAGTGGATATCGCTGGAAATCAGGCCAAGCTGGCCTGGGCATGCAGCCCCAACTGTTGTTGCAGAACAAAGAGAATGTTGGAAAG GTTTCATCAGGCAAGATAAAACTAAGGATACTCAAAGAACAAATTCCAG CTCCAGAGCCAGCTAAGCAGCCGCTTGCAAGTAAAGTAGCAAAAGATGCAGCCCCTGAAAAGCCCAAAGTGAAGGGAAAGGCATGTGGGCAGTGTGAGACAAAGACTGCGCTCTTG GTGTGCTTAGAGTGCGGAGAAGATTACTGTCCTAGCTGCTTTGCCAGAGTGCACCAGAAGGGGGCACTTAAGCTCCACAGAACTACTTCTTTGCAG GCAAAAGCACGTATACCAGTAAGGAAATTGGAGGCTGCTCAGCAGTTCCTGAGAACAATAAATCCTGAGGAATCTAATGGCTGCATAAATAATAGACTGAACAAGGAAGTTAATGATATATTAGTGAATACTTCAGACATTCCTTCACCTTTACCAAAAATGCCAGCCTACAATATTGAG GAAGCGTCTACAGAACCTTCTGCGGAGGATAGGCCTGAGAGCCAGAGTGGTGGGTCTTTACTGCATGGTGTGTTTGACGAAGAAGAATCTGCAAAGTCTTTTCAGGAAGCTCTGAATCAGTGGAGAAGTAGAAATCACTCTCCGAAATCTAAGGAGGAACGCTCCTGTCAGGTTGGACCAG AAAATACTGGTTCCTGTCAGGTGCAGACAAGCCCTCCAGTTGCGAAGAAAGCTATTGAAATTGAATTCAAGGAAGATGGCTTGAAGTATATGGAAAGATTATTGATTAAGAAGCATAGAAG AACTCCAGTTGATAAGTTGCCAGATAGTATTATAACAGATGAACTGAAACTTGAAAAGCCACAGATTAATGAACCTGACGACACTTGGGTTGGAGGAGAGGATGATGATGAAGACGATGATGATATAGCATTTGCTCGTTTTGAAG CTAAAGAAATGAAAAAGTACTGGGCAGATGTTTCCAAAGGAGAAGAGCCCGAGGCACTTCTTGCAAACGTTGAGCCCTCTCTGGAAATCAGGGTCCTTGAAGAC GCTTGCAAAGAGGAGCCAGAAGAACCTGCCAATTTTGTGGTGTCAGAAGCTGGATCTGATGATTTGATTGATTACAG TGGACCCACGTCGGAAAATCAGAAAACTGAACCTGACGTTTTTCTGGCACAAGCTGGCAATATTACCACCAGGTCATCGCTTTCACCTGCAGCTCAGAAAGAACAGTGTGTAAATGTGCTTCATAATAAACAGAAAGAAACACCTCGAG CAAGAGCACCTTTTGCAGAGTCAAGAAAAGCAGATGGCGCTTGGGGCTGTTCCGGCGCAGAGGAAACGGTTCCTTGCACCCCTTTTAAAGGAGCTGCAGCAAATGAGAAGCATTCGAAGACAAGGAAGATCAGCACTCACAAGAAATCGGAGCAGGCTTCTAGACCGCCCAAATCGGCTCCGAGGGAACCTTGCGCAGTAATGTCCGCAGAGTCACACGAAGCGTCGCCACTCACTGCCAAGTCTTCagtg tTGTTACAGGAAATAGCCCAGAAGGAGAAACCTAGCTGTGCCCCATATCGAGGGCTTGAGGAATTCTTTACAAGCTGTGAGCAAGTTATGATGGAATCGTTTCCTTCGCCACGTGCAGGCAGGCAATCGCCAAGCCGTGGCATTTCATTTTCAG GGTCTCAGCAGTGGATGAGGCAGTTCAGCTTAAGTGAATGTGCTGATGAGTCTGTAGTGCAAGATGTCTTGGAAAGAGAGCTTGGCAGACCATCAAGTAGACTGGGAAGGCAAAGCCCAGGTCCAAGAGCTTATCGGTCGAAGTTGTCCATCG AAAATGCCTTTGCAAGGCCCCTTTCTGCAAATATTCCTTTTTGCAGAACCATCACACCCACACTTCGCCCTTCTTCAGTTCTTCAGACAGGATCCGAAAGCTCAGCTACCTGGCCTTTATCCCGAGCAGCTTCTGAAATTTCAGAGATTGAAGGCATTGATGTCACCGAACATGATGATCCTTTCTTGGAATACAGTACTGATCAACAAGCCTTAGCAGATTTAGAAGACGAATGGCAAAGTAATGCGG agTTTATGACGAAAGCCATACAGACGATGAGGAAGACCAGAGGGACAAGCAGCAGGTGA